Within the Nitrospira sp. genome, the region GGAGCGGTCGCTCTTCAAGACCCCGCGCGAAACTTGGCACCAGTACGGCGCCTTGTTTCAAACGCATTCGACGAAGACGATCACGCCCGAGCTGCTGGCCGCGCTCGCACAGTCCGAGGGGTCGGGCAACCCGGTGGCACGCACCTACTGGCGGTGGGAGGCTTCACCGAACCCGCTTCAGATCTACAAGCCCGCTTCGAGTGCCGTCGGCATGTACCAAATCACCGATGCGACGTTTCGTGAAGCGCAGCGCTACTGCATCCACGACCACGAGGTGGTGGCGGAAGGGTCCTGGAACGAGGTGAAATCCTGCTGGTTCAACAGCCTCTACTTCCGCGTCGTGCCGAGTCACGCCGTTGAGTTGACCTCGGCGTTTCTCGACCGGAGCGTGGCGGGCGCACTCGCGAAACGCCGAGGCCGCGCGACGCTGCGCCAGAAACAGGACTTGGCCGCCATCATCCATCTCTGCGGCGCCGGTGCGGGGCAATCGTACGTGGGACGCGGGTTTCGACTCACACGCGGGCAGCGCTGCGGCGACCATGACGTGCGGGCCTACCTCTCCCGCATCCATGCCTTGACGGCACAATTCCGACAGCTGGCCGCCGGCAGCTCGCCGTCGTCACTCGTTCAGCGCTGATTCCTTAGGGATGTCCTGAGTCCTGAGTAACTCGCCCACCCTGTTCGTCATTTCCGCGCGGGGTCCACCCAAATGCCGATTTCTTTCTGGGCTAGCCCTGTTTGTCATCGTTCGGCACGGCACAGGCGACTTGGTCGTGCGGCTTCTCGTCCCCCTCGAACGCCGCTGCCAGGTCGCCGGTGAGCGGGGCACTCCGCTCATAGACCGTGAAGAAGTACGGATCATCCGCGGTCAGGCCATACTTGTCGATGAGCATCTGATGCTGCCCTTCCGTTTGGATGTGGTAGCGGACCCTGACCCGTAGGGTGAGACCGGCCGGATCGTCCGGTAGGCGGTAGGAAAACGGATACTCACGGCTCGCGAGCGGCATGAGGCGATTATCGTACAGCTCGATGATGGCGGGTTGCCACATAATCCACCGACCCATCGTATCCGTCTGTTCCTTGAGCACTTTCTGGTTCCCGTCCAGAATCGCGAATTCCACGGTGAAGTGGCGATCCGGATCGCCGGTCGGGAGTTTGTGTCCCGCACCCGCGTTAATCAAGGTTACATTGAGATTCAGATCTCGTCCGGCCTGCGGTTGTGCCGGCTCGGCTTTGACTTCAACGGCCATCGCGCTCTTGACCATGTCCGGGTCGTGCCCTCCACGCCACAGGTGCCGACGACCGAGCCTGATGGGTCCGTCGACCGCCACCGGCCTCGTGATTTCCGGCATATGGCAACTCTGGCAGATGAACCCGCGCTCCTTCATGAAATATTTGCCTTCGTATTCGGCATAGGTCCCGCACGGTCCCACATTGTAGAACTGAGCGGGTCCCGAAATGACGTTGTGACAGCGATAACAGACTTGTGCAGTCCGAAAAGTCGGATCGAATTTCGTCGGATGCGGCGCCGCCGAATCCTCATAGGGACCGAGAATCGCCCCGTCCCTCACGTGACAGGCGGCACAGGTGACGCCTTCCTGCTGATACTCGGGATCGTAGTGCGGATTCGGCTCTTGCACCGCGCGCTCGACCCGCTGTCGCGGAATGTCCTTGATCAGGGTCGGCTGTTGGTTTTCGAGCGGGGTGTGGCAGTTGAGGCAGACCCAAATGTGGTTGTCCTTGGCCCAGTAGGCACGAAAGAAGGGATCGCGATACGCATCGGCATGGATACTGCTTTTCCACTCCTTGTAGATCTCGATATGGCATTCGCCACAGGACTCCGCTTTCAGGCTGGTCAGGCCCTGCGGGACGTCTTGATGCGGAATGGCGCGCGCGTAGTCGGAACGCAAGCCGAAGATCACGACGGGTTTGACCTCGGTATAGTACAGATACACGCCCCCGGCAACGACCGCGAGCCCGATCAAGATTTTTATCAGTCGCCTCACTACTCCCCCTTGAATTGCCTCACCCTGTACGTCGGACCAGTGCCATCGGGTCTGGCCAAGGTCGCCGGCCCGAGCTGGTCGGGCGGACAGACGCTGCACGTCGTTGGAGGGACGCACGAAGCGGCGGTACGCGACAGCCGTCACCCTGCCTTTGCTCGAGGCGGCGTTGCGATCCCCGGCTTAAGCGCACGCACCCGTGAGCACATGTTTAACTCTTAGATGTTAGCTATGTGGCTAACCGACTGCTGAAGGAGATATGGCGGTCTCATCTCGCGGTCGATGCATCATCATAGTAAACGGTCTGGTCACTTCTCAACCGGGATTGCTCGGCGCACCTGAACCGTCACGATGGACCAACGAGATCCCGATAATGATCGGGGTCGATGCTGATGCTACAGAGCCTGCTTTGACCGAGGAGAGCGAATGCCTCCTCATCTCCTACGAGCGAGACCCGCCGGACCTCTGTCCTGTCGTCTTGTCGCGCCGATCCGATCGCTTGAGACGCACGCCTACTTCGTCCAGGTGCCGAAGCAGATCCGCCGGATCTTGATAGACGCGATATGCTCCGGCCCGCTCCAGTTCGTCCTGGCCATATCCCCCTGAGAGCAGCCCGATCGACAAAGCAAAGGCACGCCGTGCCGCCAGCAGGTCCCACACGCTGTCGCCAACGATTACACAGCGCTCCATCGGCATGTTCAATCGCTTCCCCGCTGCGAGAAACAGGTCGGGATTCGGCTTCGCGTACTGGACCTGGTCGCGTGTGATGATCGGCACGTGCGGGGACAGCCGGAGCAACTTCAGGGCGTACGTGGCGCTCTTGAGATGCCCGCTGGTGGCGATGGCATGCGGGATCCCATACGCGGCGAGTGTGTTCATCAGCGCGCGGGCGCCCGGCAGTAGGCGGAGCGTGGACACCTGTCTGGCATAGGCCTTGGCATGATGACGCTGCATCCGTTCGGCCGCCTTGGCACTGAGGGCATGCCCAGTCTCTCTGGCCAGAGCCGCAAGCATCAGGCCGCCGCTCATGCCGATCTGCCGGTGAATCTTCCACACAGGGATCTCCAGCCCGGCCGCCTCGGTCGCCTCCCGCCACGCCAGCACGTGCTGGTACACACTGTCGACCAACGTGCCATCTAGATCGAAGAGAAACGCAACTGATCGTGAATCGGTCACACATCACCTCCACAGGAAAGTCCGCCCCCGTTCTGCGGTCTCAGTCTAAGCGTCACCCACCAAGATCTCAATGACCCGCTCAGATGCATTCGCTCTCCGGGAGGCGCGAGAGGACCTACGCCTGCGTAGATCCTCTCGCCTCTGCCTTGACACTTCGGCTCCCAAACGTGTACGCTTCTCCATCGTAGATACTAACTTGTAGTAATGACGCTTACGGTCAGACCATCGTCATAGGTGCTAGCGGGTTGGCCATGGGTTCATTCATGAAGGAGGCTCGACATGACGCCTTCACCTCTCACCGCGCGCATCCTTGGCGAAGTGCAACGTTTGCAGAGCTGCGATTTGGGAACTCTCCGTCGGAATCTCTCCGATCTTTCTTGGAGTCAGGTCTTCATGGAGATCGACCGGCTCAGTCGTGCGGGTGAGCTACTGGTCACGTTTGGGAAACGCGGTCGCTCCACGGTCCGACTACCCGACCTAGGGTCGCCTACCGACCCACGTTCCTAACGACCCGGTTTGGCACGAGTTCCCGGCTCACCATGGCAGCGGACGGCGAGGGAGCAGGCCCACATCGTGTCATTTTCCGGAGCCTCACCTACCCTGCGCCCATCTCCATCGCGGCGGCGGCCCATCGACAACCCCCATTGGAACCCATTCTCATTAGAGCCTCACGACCCTAGGTTGACCTCCGCCCGAGAAAAGGCGTAGCATTTTGCTCATTGTGACGGTGCCTGCGGCCGGTTTCGTGCGCGGCTCCCCGTCATCCCGCGTGCGGTCTTGCCGTCACCACCTCGAATCGTTCGGCTTCATTTCGGTGCCTGGTCTTTCCCATGACCGTCCCGATGCGGACCCTTCATCACGGAGGTTCCCATGCGATTCATCGATCATCGGGCCCTGCGTCTTTTCGGTTCACTTGCCGTCTTGGCTGCTGGGGGGTTCATCCCGACGAATCACCCGGCTGCCGCGTCGGAATACCCGGCCGTCCTCATCGCAACAGCCGCACCGAGCGAGCGCACCCGACCCGGCCCGACGTGGGGCGAAGAGCTGGCGCGGTCCTTCGAAACCTATCTGAACGCGAAATATCCACAAGAACAAATCGAGCCGTATACCCAGACGGTCGATCGCATACGCGACGCGGTGCAACGGGGGGACCGTTGGGCCGCGCGGCGCGAAACCGGCGTACTCCTCAAAATGTTGACCGATCGCGCCTACGGATTGGAGCGCGGCGCCGCCCGTGATTTGATGGGGATGGCTCAGCGTCTCATCCCGGATGACGAATTTGGGATCGTGTTTCCATACGCTCCCGCGTGCCACATGGAACGCGGTGGGTGCCCTTGAGCGTCGGCACGGACCGACCGACCGGTACTTGTTCACTCCGGATTCGGAAAGGGAGGGCTGGCTATGGCATTACGTTCACCGGTGACGAAGCGAGTGCTGGGAGAAATCAAGCGCATGCAAGGCTGCGATCTCGATACGCTACGGCAGAATTTGTCCGATCTGTCGTGGAGCCAAGTGTTTCTTGAGGTGGATCGCCTGAGCCGAAGGGGTGAATTGCTGGTGACCTACGGCGGCGATGGGCTCTATCGACTCCGTTTACCCCAAGAAACCGGTC harbors:
- a CDS encoding transglycosylase; the protein is MLASLWATPPAVRVSLSLLLVGLAWLGGNWAYHTWHKPTELFFPLERSLFKTPRETWHQYGALFQTHSTKTITPELLAALAQSEGSGNPVARTYWRWEASPNPLQIYKPASSAVGMYQITDATFREAQRYCIHDHEVVAEGSWNEVKSCWFNSLYFRVVPSHAVELTSAFLDRSVAGALAKRRGRATLRQKQDLAAIIHLCGAGAGQSYVGRGFRLTRGQRCGDHDVRAYLSRIHALTAQFRQLAAGSSPSSLVQR
- a CDS encoding haloacid dehalogenase produces the protein MTDSRSVAFLFDLDGTLVDSVYQHVLAWREATEAAGLEIPVWKIHRQIGMSGGLMLAALARETGHALSAKAAERMQRHHAKAYARQVSTLRLLPGARALMNTLAAYGIPHAIATSGHLKSATYALKLLRLSPHVPIITRDQVQYAKPNPDLFLAAGKRLNMPMERCVIVGDSVWDLLAARRAFALSIGLLSGGYGQDELERAGAYRVYQDPADLLRHLDEVGVRLKRSDRRDKTTGQRSGGSRS